GAGGGGCGAAAGTGATGAGAGGTCAGCCCCTCCCCCCAGCCGGATTAGTATTGGGGTATGCGCACCATCGATCTTCGGAGCGATACCGTGACCCGGCCCACCCCGGCGATGCGGCGCGCGATGGCCGAAGCCGAGGTCGGGGACGACGTGTACCGGGAGGACCCCACCGTCAACCGCCTCGAGGCCCTCGCCGCGGAGACGCTGGGGTGCGAGCGCGCGGTCTTCATGCCCTCGGGCACGATGACGAACCAGGTCGCCCTCATGGTGCACCTCAAGCGCGGCGCGGAGGTGATCGCCCCCGAGGGAGCGCACATCTACGAGTTCGAGCCCGGTGCGATCGGCGTCCTCTCGGGCGGCGTGCCCCGCCTCGTCCCGGCCCCCTACGGGGTGCCGGACCTCGAGGCCCTCCGGCGCGCGATCCACACCAGCCCTCACCAGGCCCCCACCGGCCTGATCGCCTTGGAGAACACGCACAACCTCGCCGGGGGCACGGTCGTGCCCCTCGAGGTGCAGCGGAAGGTGCAGGAGATCGCGCGCACCGCGGGCCTGCCCACGCACCTCGACGGCGCGCGGCTGTTCAACGCGGCCACCTACCTCAAGGTGCCCGCCCGGGAGGTCGCGGCCGGGTTCGACACCGTCTCCGTCTGCCTCTCCAAGGGGCTGGGGGCCCCCGTGGGGAGCCTGCTCCTGTTGCCCAAGGCGCTCGAGCCGGAGGCGCGGCGCTACCGCAAGATGCTGGGCGGGGGCATGCGCCAGGCGGGTGTGCTCGCCGCGGCGGGGATCGTCGCGCTTCAGGAAGGGCCGGCTCACCTCGAGCGCGACCACCAGATGGCGCGCGCCCTGGCCGAGGGGCTGGTGCGGCTGGGGCTTGGGGTGGACCTCAAGGCGGTCCAGACGAACATGGTGTACGCGCGCGTACCGGAAGCCCCCCGGTTCGTCGCGCGGCTCGCGGCGCTCGGCGTGCGCGCGAACGCTCTGGGAACGGACCGGGTTCGGTTCGTGACCCACCGCGACCTCGACGACGCGGACATCCCCCAGGCCCTCGAGCGGATCGCGCAGGCGCTCGAGCGCACCTCCGCGTAACCGCTAGCGCACCCCGGCGAGGAAGCCGCGCCAAGGATCGTCGCTCGCTCGTGCGGCCTCCGCGCGGGCCGCTTCGAGGTGGGCCGCGTCCCCCGTGGCGCGGTAGAGGGCGTGATAGGCCCGGCTTCTGGTGTAGGGATCTTGCGTACGCGCCAGGGCTTTCTCTGCGGTCTCGCGCGCCTTGCGGGCGTGCCCCCACGCGGCCTGCGCTTCGGCGAGCAGGGCGAGGGAAAGAGCGGAGAAGGCGCGGGCGGTGAGCTCCTGCAAACCCAAGGCGCGCGCTAAGGTGTGCACCGCGGCCCTGGCCTCCCCAAGGCGCAGGTGCGCGTCCGCCTGGATCAAAAGCGCAGCGAGCGCTTGTGTGCGGTCCCGCGGAGCCTGGAGGGCCTCAGCCATCCGGGCGCGCACCGCCTCGGCCGGGTGGGACCACGCCAGCTGCACCACCGCCCGCTGCATCCGGCCGCGTTCCTCCTCGAGCCACGCGCCGAAGGTAGGGAGGGGGCTCATGTACCCGGGGGCCAGCTCAGCGTATAGGGCCCAGGCCGTGTCGAACTCCCCCCGACGTACGGCCTCCCAGAAAGCCCGCGCGTCGCTCGGCGCGGTCCACGCGATCCGTTCGCCGCGGGCCTCGAGGACCTCCCCGTAAGGGCTTTCCTGGAGGACCTCGAGGGCGCGCGCGAGTTCAGGCACCACCCGGCGCACCACCGTGCGGGATGTTTCGCCCTGAACGGCGAGGAAGAGCACGAGCTCCCCTCCGGGCGAAGGGGGCAAGGGGGGCAGGGTACCGAGCAGCTTCACGTTACTCCTGCCAGGGCTCAACGCGTTTGTACTGCACCAAGGCGGCGTACGTGACGCCCTCCCCCGCCTGGGTCGCCGTGAGCTTGACGTCCACCACGATCGCGTCCTCCGGGAGGCTCTCGACGAAGCGGTTCAGGCGTTCCTCGAAGAGCTCCGGGTCGCTGCCGGTCACGAGCTTAAACCGCATCCCGTCCATGCCTCCACCATACCCGAGCCGCGCACGATCGCTACAAGCTCCGTGCCCTCCGGGGAAAGGGTGCCGTAGGGTACAATGGGTCTAAGATGAGCCGGTATCAAGCGCGCTTGCAAGAAGCCACCGCTGAGGAGGTGCTCTCCCAGCTGGACGGCCCTGAGGGGCTGTTCGCCGTGACCCGAAGCGAGCTGATTTATATCGACGACAACGGGGTGCAGCGCGCCCCCCTGCGCCAGGTGCGGCGCGTCACCAGCCGAGGCGGGGAGTTGCTGGTGATGGGGGACGGCGGGCCGTTGATCCGCACGCCCGTGAAGTCCTTCCAGATCGACGAGCTGCGCTTGTTCTTCGAGTCGGTTAAGACCTTCGCCGCCCGTTCACGGAAAGAAACCCCACCCCCATCGCCCCCACCCACGCCCGCCCCGCCCGCTCCGACCACGGAGTCGGAACCCAGCGCGACCGTTGAAGAAGCGCTCACCGACGCCCAGGCCGCCCCTGAGCCCACGCCTTCCGAACCCGTCCCTCCTCCTCCACTCCCCGAGGAGGAGGCCACACCCGTTCGCGCGGAACGCGACGCCCCCCGCTCCACCCGCCCTACGCGGCTCCTTTTAAAGCTCCTCAGCCTAGCCACGCTAGGGGTCACCGCGGGGTGGGTGGCCACGCGCCCAGAGGGGGATCCCCTGACGCTCGCCGGGGTGGCGGTCGTCGGTCTGGGGCTCGCCGCCATGGAGTGGCACGTCTCCGAGATCTCCTGAGCCTAGCCTACCTCCTCGCGGTGCTCGGCCTCGCCGGAGCGACGCTCCTGCCTAAGCTCACGGTGCGGTTCGCGCCCGTCGAGCTCGAGGCGCAACCTGTGGTGGTCGCGGTGACCGGGGCAGTCCAACGGCCGGGGGTGTACACCCTGCCCTCAGGGGCTCGAGTTGCGGACGCCCTCGAGCAGGCGGGCGGCCCCACCCTCGACGCGGACCTCTTGGCCCTGGATCTGGCCGCGCCGGTCGGGGATGGGGAGACGCTCCACGTCCCGCATGCCTCGCCGAGCCGGGTTAAGGTCAGCCTGAACCGCGCCACCCTCGAGGAGCTCGAGGCCCTCCCCGGGATTGGTCCCACCAAAGCGCGGCGGATCATGGAGTACCGGCCGTACCTGCGGGTGGAGGACCTCTTGAGGGTGCCGGGGATCGGGGAGAAAACCCTGGAGCGCCTGCGCCCCTACGTGATGCCGTGATGCCTTTCGCACTCGCTGCGGGAAGCCTGCTGGCCGCACTGCTTCAGCTCTCCCCTGCGTTTGTACTCGGCGCGGTTCTGGCATTTGGGATCCGCCCGCTCCCCGCGCGCTGGGCCTTCCTCGCAGGATTCGTTCTGGTGGGGCTCCGCGTGCTGACGTTGCCCGATCCCTGGGCTCCCCTAGTAGGGCGGACGGTGACCCTCGAGGGCACGGTTCGGGACGGGTTCTTGTATACGGAACGCGGCCGGATCCGGCTCGACGTATACCCGCCGCTTGCGGACGGAACGGCTACCCTGACCGGGACCGTGCGCCGCCCGCAATCGCCGCGCAACCCTGGGGGATTTGACGAAGCGGGGTGGCTGCGAGGACTCGGCGTGCGGGCGGTCCTCGAGGTCGCGCGGGTCGAGGTGCACCAGCCCTCCCCGCCCGGCGTGAAGGACCGGGTGCGCGCGGCGCTAGAGGCCGGCCTGTCCCCGGAAGCGGCGGCGTTGATCCGAGCCTTGACGCTGGGGGAGCGGCGGGCACTAGGGAAGGACCGGGAGGCGTTCCAGCGCGCCGGGCTCGCGCACGTTCTGGCGCTTTCCGGTCTGCACGTCGGGATCCTCACGGGCTTCCTGGTGCTGGCCCTGGCGCCGCTGGGCCCGGGCCGGTACCTCGCAGCCTTGCTCGTGTTGTGGGCGTACCTGGGGCTCGTGGGCCCCACGCCTTCGCTGGTACGCGCGGTCCTGATGGCCAGCGCCGTGCTGCTCGCCCTCATGCTGGG
This region of Marinithermus hydrothermalis DSM 14884 genomic DNA includes:
- a CDS encoding threonine aldolase family protein, yielding MRTIDLRSDTVTRPTPAMRRAMAEAEVGDDVYREDPTVNRLEALAAETLGCERAVFMPSGTMTNQVALMVHLKRGAEVIAPEGAHIYEFEPGAIGVLSGGVPRLVPAPYGVPDLEALRRAIHTSPHQAPTGLIALENTHNLAGGTVVPLEVQRKVQEIARTAGLPTHLDGARLFNAATYLKVPAREVAAGFDTVSVCLSKGLGAPVGSLLLLPKALEPEARRYRKMLGGGMRQAGVLAAAGIVALQEGPAHLERDHQMARALAEGLVRLGLGVDLKAVQTNMVYARVPEAPRFVARLAALGVRANALGTDRVRFVTHRDLDDADIPQALERIAQALERTSA